One Mesorhizobium loti genomic window carries:
- a CDS encoding molybdopterin-binding oxidoreductase has product MAKFEISPNFQISRRKFLTAASLGASGIMLSGCDAFDSQLSIGSGLRGFLENANGLTYRAQRLLAGRDALAPEFTEADIRQPQRPNGVTAPDDDTYKGLLANNFADWRLEVSGLVEKPLSLSREQLQNMPSRTQITRHDCVEGWSCIAKWTGTPLSLVLDQAVVKPQARYVMFHCLDTIDRSLSGDIKYYGTIDLIDARHPQTILAYGLNGKPLPVENGAPLRVRVERQLGYKMPKYLYKIELVDSFANVGGGRGGYWEDNGYDWYGGI; this is encoded by the coding sequence AGCCCCAATTTTCAGATCAGTCGAAGGAAATTCCTGACCGCCGCCAGCCTCGGCGCCTCCGGCATCATGCTGTCCGGCTGTGACGCCTTCGACAGCCAGTTAAGCATCGGCAGCGGCCTGCGCGGTTTCCTCGAAAACGCCAATGGCCTGACCTATCGCGCGCAACGCCTGCTTGCCGGCCGCGATGCATTGGCGCCGGAATTCACAGAAGCCGATATCCGCCAGCCGCAGCGGCCGAATGGCGTCACCGCCCCTGACGATGACACCTACAAGGGTCTGCTCGCGAACAATTTCGCCGACTGGCGGCTGGAAGTCTCGGGCCTCGTGGAAAAGCCGCTGTCGCTCAGCCGCGAGCAACTTCAGAACATGCCGAGCCGCACCCAGATCACCCGCCACGACTGCGTCGAAGGCTGGAGCTGCATCGCCAAATGGACCGGCACCCCGCTGTCGCTGGTGCTCGACCAGGCGGTGGTCAAGCCACAGGCGCGCTATGTCATGTTCCATTGCCTCGACACGATCGACCGCAGCCTGTCCGGTGACATCAAATATTACGGCACGATCGACCTGATCGACGCCCGCCACCCGCAGACGATCCTCGCCTACGGCCTGAACGGCAAACCGTTGCCGGTCGAGAACGGCGCGCCGTTGCGTGTCCGTGTCGAGCGCCAGCTCGGCTACAAAATGCCGAAATATCTCTACAAGATCGAACTGGTCGACAGCTTCGCCAATGTCGGCGGCGGCCGCGGCGGCTATTGGGAAGACAATGGCTATGACTGGTATGGCGGGATTTGA
- a CDS encoding GCN5-like N-acetyltransferase yields MTARIKAEHDLSPIELSSLEERLHSDNRRATDCADDRGLAFVIRDGAGNAVGVAAGYSWASTSELTLMWIDEAYRGRGYARQLLSAFVAEAAERGVTRIWVSSHDFQAPGLYEKAGFQRIAELAEWPEGHSNIILCKTIAADGAL; encoded by the coding sequence ATGACCGCTCGCATAAAGGCCGAGCACGATTTGTCGCCGATAGAGTTGAGTTCGCTCGAGGAACGTCTCCACAGCGACAACCGACGTGCGACAGACTGCGCCGATGACCGTGGCTTGGCTTTCGTTATTCGCGACGGTGCAGGAAACGCAGTCGGTGTTGCTGCCGGGTACTCTTGGGCGAGCACGTCCGAGCTGACATTGATGTGGATTGACGAGGCCTATCGAGGCCGCGGCTATGCAAGGCAGTTGCTCAGCGCTTTTGTCGCCGAGGCAGCCGAGCGCGGCGTCACGAGAATTTGGGTCTCCAGCCACGACTTCCAGGCACCGGGCCTCTACGAGAAGGCTGGCTTCCAACGCATTGCCGAACTCGCGGAATGGCCCGAAGGCCATTCCAACATCATCCTCTGTAAAACGATAGCAGCGGACGGCGCGCTTTAG